A single window of Gossypium hirsutum isolate 1008001.06 chromosome A10, Gossypium_hirsutum_v2.1, whole genome shotgun sequence DNA harbors:
- the LOC107925230 gene encoding endonuclease MutS2: protein MQVSTYFLSLQNPPSLSYRHRLCHHYLSKRPFRHKLICLLANSADQRSSELVTTLQSETLKTLEWPSLCNYLSPFISTSMAFSLTKTGAVPVGQSREASQKLLDQTTSALHALEALKSEPLDLSVIEDVSEILHSAASGQVLTVRELCRVRRMLGAARAVSEKLAAIAEGGSLERYTPLLEILQGCNFQLELERKIGFCIDCSLSTILGRASEELELIREERKRNMENLDFLLKEVSVSIFQAGGIDKPLITKRRSRMCVGVKATYKYLLPGGVVLNVSSSGATYFMEPKEAVELNNIEVKLSNSEKAEEMAILSLLTSEIAESEAEIKYLLDRLIEVDLAFARAAYARWVNGVCPILSSKESEMLISNGADNALSIDIEGMQHPLLLGSFLSNSTDFITSNSMGPSVLGNTSGEMTPIKSSKVVSNFPIPIDIKVQCGTRVVIISGPNTGGKTASMKTLGLASIMSKAGMYLPAKKQPRLPWFDLVLADIGDSQSLCNSLSTFSGHISQICEILEVASKESLVLIDEIGSGTDPSEGVALSTSILQYLKNRVYLAFVTTRYADLSRLKEMDPQYENAAMEFSLETLQPTYQILWGRTGDSNALTIAKSIGFDGNIIERAKMWVESLMPEKQQERKGVLQQLLMEERNSLEAQFKRAESLHAEIMKLYHEVSSEAENLEERERALRAKETQKVEQELNAAKSQIETVVQEFENQLQTADSEELNSLVKKSESAINSILKAHQPGYSFSFTETDTSSYQPVSGEQVHLKGLGNKLATVVAASEDDDTVLVQYGKIRVRVEKSNVRPISSSKQNNAISSGQSFERQGEQSREVPSNSDATESGAITYGPLIQTSKNTVDLRGMRVEEAELQLDMAIAARGSNSVLFIVHGMGTGVIKERALEMLRNHPRVMKYEQEKPLNYGCTVAYIK, encoded by the exons ATGCAAGTCTCCACTTATTTCCTTTCCCTCCAAAATCCTCCGTCTCTCTCGTACCGCCACCGTCTCTGCCACCACTATCTCTCAAAAAGACCCTTTCGGCACAAACTCATCTGCTTGCTCGCCAACTCAGCCGATCAACGCTCATCTGAACTCGTCACCACTCTCCAGAGCGAAACCCTAAAAACCTTAGAATGGCCTTCCCTTTGCAATTACCTTTCTCCCTTCATATCTACTTCCATGGCCTTCTCCCTCACCAAAACTGGCGCAGTTCCCGTGGGTCAATCGCGGGAAGCGTCCCAGAAGCTTCTCGACCAAACCACTTCCGCTTTGCACGCCTTGGAGGCCTTGAAGTCGGAACCGTTGGATCTCTCTGTAATCGAAGACGTCTCGGAGATCCTTCATTCCGCGGCTTCAGGACAGGTGCTAACGGTAAGGGAGCTTTGCAGAGTTCGTAGGATGCTCGGTGCCGCGAGAGCTGTCTCGGAGAAGTTGGCAGCTATCGCTGAAGGTGGTTCTTTGGAGAg GTACACTCCATTACTTGAAATACTTCAAGGTTGCAATTTTCAGTTGGAGTTGGAGCGAAAGATAGGATTTTGCATAGACTGCAGCCTTTCAACTATCCTTGGTAGAGCAAGTGAAGAATTGGAGCTTATTAGAGAAGAAAGGAAGAGGAACATGGAAAATCTGGATTTTCTGTTGAAAGAAGTATCAGTTAGTATATTTCAGGCGGGAGGCATTGATAAACCTTTAATAACGAAGAGGCGGTCAAGGATGTGTGTGGGTGTCAAGGCTACCTATAAATATCTACTTCCAGGTGGTGTGGTTCTAAATGTTAGCAGTTCCGGCGCAACATACTTTATGGAGCCCAAAGAAGCAGTTGAGTTGAACAACATTGAAGTAAAGCTTTCAAATTCTGAAAAAGCTGAAGAAATGGCTATCCTAAGCCTGCTTACATCTGAAATAGCAGAATCAGAAGCTGAGATAAAGTATTTGTTGGATAGACTTATAGAAGTTGATCTTGCTTTTGCTAGAGCTGCATATGCTCGATGGGTGAATGGTGTCTGTCCAATTTTAAGTTCAAAGGAATCTGAAATGTTAATTTCTAATGGCGCAGATAATGCTTTGTCAATAGATATTGAAGGGATGCAACATCCGCTTCTCCTTGGGTCTTTTCTAAGTAATTCCACTGATTTTATCACATCCAACTCTATGGGTCCATCTGTTTTGGGCAATACAAGTGGTGAAATGACTCCTATAAAGTCTTCAAAAGTTGTATCCAACTTTCCCATTCCTATAGATATTAAAGTTCAATGTGGAACGAGGGTGGTCATTATTTCAGGACCCAATACAGGAGGTAAAACTGCTTCAATGAAAACTTTGGGATTGGCATCTATTATGTCAAAGGCAGGCATGTATTTGCCTGCTAAGAAGCAGCCAAGACTTCCATGGTTTGATCTTGTTCTTGCAGATATCGGGGACAGCCA AAGTCTTTGCAACAGTCTTTCAACATTTAGCGGGCATATATCACAAATTTGTGAGATCTTGGAAGTAGCCTCAAAAGAATCACTTGTCCTCATTGACGAAATTGGTAGTGGAACTGATCCTTCAGAAGGTGTGGCTCTATCCACCAGTATCTTACAATATCTAAAGAATCGCGTTTATTTAGCTTTTGTGACAACTCGTTATGCGGATTTAAGTCGCCTTAAGGAAATGGACCCTCAGTATGAGAATGCAGCTATGGAATTTTCTTTGGAGACCTTACAACCCACTTACCAGATACTCTGGGGTAGAACTGGTGATTCCAATGCATTGACTATTGCTAAATCAATTGGTTTTGATGGAAATATAATTGAACGAGCAAAGATGTGGGTTGAGAGTCTAATGCCAGAAAAGCAGCAGGAGCGCAAAGGTGTGCTGCAACAATTGCTAATGGAGGAAAGGAACAGTTTGGAAGCTCAGTTCAAAAGAGCTGAATCTCTTCATGCAGAAATTATGAAACTTTATCACGAG GTTAGTAGTGAGGCAGAAAATCTTGAAGAGCGTGAGAGAGCTCTCAGGGCGAAGGAAACCCAAAAGGTTGAACAAGAACTAAATGCCGCAAAATCCCAAATTGAAACTGTAGTACAGGAATTTGAGAATCAGCTCCAAACTGCTGACTCTGAGGAGTTGAATTCGTTGGTTAAAAAATCAGAATCTGCGATTAACTCCATTCTAAAAGCTCATCAACCTGGTTACAGTTTCTCTTTTACTGAAACAGATACAAGTTCATATCAACCTGTGTCTGGTGAGCAAGTCCATTTAAAGGGACTGGGAAACAAGTTAGCTACTGTTGTTGCAGCATCTGAGGATGATGACACTGTTCTAGTCCAATATGGTAAAATTAGGGTCCGTGTTGAGAAGAGTAATGTTAGACCAATTTCTAGTAGCAAACAGAATAATGCGATCAGTTCTGGGCAGAGTTTCGAAAGACAG GGAGAACAGAGCAGAGAGGTCCCCAGTAATTCAGATGCTACAGAAAGTGGTGCAATTACTTATGGCCCATTAATTCAGACATCAAAGAACACTGTAGATCTCCGTGGTATGCGAGTTGAAGAGGCTGAACTCCAACTTGACATGGCTATCGCAGCAAGAGGATCAAATTCAGTTCTCTTCATTGTGCACGGCATGGGCACTGGTGTCATTAAGGAGCGAGCACTGGAAATGTTAAGAAATCACCCACGCGTGATGAAGTATGAACAGGAAAAACCATTGAATTATGGTTGTACGGTTGCTTATATCAAGTAA
- the LOC121208549 gene encoding putative nuclear RNA export factor SDE5: MEVSGLNGLRYDEESALNSLLDAFGSVFSLNDIASAYCEADRNVDIASEILFRMQGNTSVERKNGETLESSRANNSRNCSRVNGDFTAPKQIWRLVSASSNATNSELKKDEPLESSSSDSSQNSCQTNGDSRTVKQNWQPISASSNTSNSKLKKDKPLESSSSDNSQNSCQANGDSRTVKQKWRPVSASSNTTNSELKKDKPLESSSSDSCQNYCQANGDSRIVKQKWRPVSGGIVSSMLGKGYMKSAPSTNGSSPRTKPLKVDSKEWPASVFWGEGRKSSPPKEDRLHKDMEDFLFKMLGAGFQLERNVIKEVLDSCGYDMQKSMERLLDRSAMSLDEGNKILGESSKKTNDKHPISEEPSHKKNIGLNTNGGTRQKKDRYDLQKEIWTALFSAPERLDELPTRRVRAGQRSIALGEPVEGPLIDFDSESKVDRVHSQEDKKDDEDEEYGFQALRRAVTEYRGTMKEYYKAAIDAFAKGDKDLANRLVEQGQFFREKACQADEESNQKIFETRGPDAEDEISLDLHEHGAKEAIRLLKCHLSSLAGIPSFKYLKLILETNEEDSSKGRRRQSVKRLLEKESITWSEGETCGVIRIRLDKINPKSLSFGKKMPSL, translated from the exons ATGGAGGTGTCTGGTTTAAATGGATTGAGATACGATGAGGAGAGTGCATTGAACAGTTTGCTTGATGCATTCGGATCTGTATTTTCGCTTAACGACATTGCTTCTGCTTACTGTGAGGCAGACCGGAATGTGGATATAGCCAGTGAAATTCTGTTTAGAATGCAGGGGAATACCTCTGTAGAACGAAAAAATGGTGAAACTTTGGAATCATCCCGAGCTAATAATTCCCGGAATTGTTCTAGAGTGAATGGGGATTTTACAGCCCCTAAGCAAATATGGCGACTGGTTTCAGCTTCTAGTAATGCAACCAATAGCGAGCTGAAAAAGGATGAACCTTTGGAATCATCCAGTAGTGATAGTTCTCAGAATTCTTGTCAAACAAATGGGGATTCAAGAACTGTAAAGCAAAATTGGCAACCGATTTCAGCTTCCAGTAATACGAGTAATAGCAAGCTGAAAAAGGATAAACCTTTGGAATCATCTAGTAGTGATAATTCTCAGAATTCTTGTCAAGCAAATGGGGATTCAAGAACTGTAAAGCAAAAATGGAGACCGGTTTCAGCTTCTAGTAATACGACTAATAGCGAGCTGAAAAAGGATAAACCTTTGGAATCATCTAGTAGTGATAGTTGTCAGAATTATTGTCAAGCGAACGGGGATTCAAGAATTGTAAAGCAAAAATGGAGACCGGTTTCAGGAGGCATTGTTTCGAGCATGCTTGGAAAGGGGTATATGAAGTCCGCCCCTTCGACTAATGGTTCCAGTCCACGAACCAAACCTTTAAAGGTAGACTCAAAGGAGTGGCCGGCATCTGTATTTTGGGGAGAAGGACGTAAATCCAGTCCTCCAAAAGAGGACCGTTTGCACAAAGATATGGaagattttcttttcaaaatgctTGGCGCGGGATTTCAACTTGAGAGGAATGTGATCAAAGAAGTTCTCG ATAGCTGTGGATACGACATGCAAAAG AGTATGGAGAGGCTCCTTGACCGGTCAGCTATGAGTTTGGATGAAGGAAATAAAATTCTCGGTGAGTCCAGTAAAAAG ACTAATGATAAGCATCCAATATCAGAGGAACCTTCACACAAAAA AAACATAGGTTTGAACACCAATGGTGGAACAAGACAAAAGAAGGATAGATACGATCTCCAAAAGGAGATTTGGACCGCTTTATTTAGTGCTCCCGAGAGATTAGATGAATTGCCTACGAGAAGAGTGAGGGCAGGACAAAGGTCTATTGCATTAGGAGAACCCGTGGAAGGACCCCTAATTGACTTCGATTCTGAGTCCAAGGTTGATAGAGTTCACTCGCAAGAAGATAAAAAAGATG ATGAAGATGAAGAATATGGTTTCCAGGCTCTTCGAAGAGCTGTGACGGAATATAGGGGCACAATGAAGGAATATTATAAAGCT GCTATTGACGCTTTCGCTAAAGGGGATAAAGATCTGGCAAACAGACTTGTAGAACAG GGACAATTTTTTCGTGAAAAGGCTTGCCAAGCAGATGAAGAATCAAATCAAAAGATTTTCGAAACTCG GGGCCCAGATGCGGAAGATGAAATTTCACTCGACTTGCATGAACATGGCGCAAAGGAAGCAATTCGTCTTTTGAAATGCCATCTATCTTCACTAGCAGGCATCCCAT CATTCAAGTACCTAAAACTCATTCTAGAAACAAATGAAGAAGACTCGTCAAAAGGCCGTCGTAGACAATCG GTTAAGAGGCTGTTGGAGAAAGAATCAATAACATGGAGTGAAGGAGAAACTTGTGGAGTAATAAGGATTCGGTTAGATAAAATAAACCCTAAAAGCTTGAGCTTTGGCAAAAAAATGCCATCTCTTTGA
- the LOC107925028 gene encoding general transcription and DNA repair factor IIH subunit TFB2 → MPQVKIIAKNFMDMVASLPAIKLDLLYRNQFICEAILRSLPPLAKKYVLQMLYIDIPITSKSLQEWLLADGSSKHKVAIDRLIQLRVFEVIDRKKETTYKLNSTFQTNLRKHMISGGILPREPMPQSVTARLPTSEELDAYAHEQWECFLLQLISSGQAEKSTSFSSSMMRIFQRGLLRQRDKEAPRLTESGFQFLLMDTNAQLWYIIREYISNSEEQGVDQADLIAFLLELSFHTPGEAYSLDTLTDDQTTMIKDLADLGLVKLQKGRKESWFIPTKLATNLSVSLTDSSSRKQGFVVVETNFRMYAYSSSKLHCEILRLFARVEYQLPNLIVGAITKESLYNAFENGITAEQIVTFLQQNAHPRVAAKIPSVPENVTDQIRLWETDLNRVEMTPAHFYDEFPSRDVFEAASDFARMHNGLLWEDAKKMRMVVKAEIHMLMREHLRGQNK, encoded by the exons atgccTCAGGTGAAGATTATCGCCAAGAATTTCATGGACATGGTGGCTTCATTGCCCGCCATTAAGCTCGATTTGCTCTATCGTAATCAGTTCATTTGCGAAGCCATTCTCAG GTCGTTGCCGCCGCTGGCGAAGAAATACGTGTTACAAATGTTGTACATCGATATTCCCATAACATCCAAGTCGTTGCAGGAGTGGCTGCTCGCTGATGGATCATCTAAGCACAAAGTTGCAATCGATCGGTTGATTCAGCTAAGAGTATTTGAAGTAATTGATCG GAAAAAGGAAACCACTTACAAGTTAAATTCCACGTTTCAGACTAATCTCCGAAAACATATGATATctgg TGGGATTTTGCCAAGAGAACCAATGCCTCAAAGTGTTACTGCAAGGCTTCCAACCTCAGAGGAGCTCGATGCCTATGCACATGAGCAATGGGAG TGTTTCTTGCTGCAACTTATAAGTTCAGGACAAGCCGAAAAATCAACGAGCTTCAGCTCTTCCATGATGAGAATTTTTCAGCGTGGTCTTTTGCGTCAGAG AGATAAAGAAGCTCCAAGATTAACCGAGAGTGGTTTCCAATTCTTG TTGATGGATACAAATGCTCAGCTTTGGTATATTATCAGAGAGTATATCTCCAATTCAGAG GAGCAAGGTGTAGATCAAGCagacttaattgcttttttgcTAGAACTTAGTTTTCATACCCCTGGTGAG GCATATAGTTTAGATACACTGACTGATGACCAGACAACTATGATCAAGGACCTTGCAGACTTGGGATTGGTCAAACTTCAGAAG GGCAGGAAAGAGAGTTGGTTTATACCTACTAAATTAGCCACCAATCTTTCAGTGAGCTTaacagattcatcatcaagaaaACAG GGATTTGTTGTTGTGGAAACAAACTTTAGGATGTACGCATACTCATCATCTAAGTTGCACTGTGAAATTTTACGTCTATTCGCAAG GGTAGAGTATCAACTTCCAAACCTCATAGTTGGTGCAATAACAAAAGAAAGCCTCTATAATGCTTTTGAAAATGGCATTACTGCGGAGCAG ATAGTTACATTCCTTCAGCAGAATGCACATCCTCGAGTTGCTGCGAAAATACCATCGGTACCTGAAAATGTCACGGATCAG ATAAGATTGTGGGAAACTGATTTGAATAGAGTTGAGATGACTCCAGCTCATTTTTACGATGAATTTCCTTCGAGG GATGTCTTTGAGGCTGCTTCCGACTTTGCTCGTATGCATAATGGTTTACTATGGGAAGATGCTAAGAAAATGCGTATGGTTGTCAAGGCAGAGATTCATATGCTTATGCGCGAGCATCTTCGTGGTCAAAACAAGTAG
- the LOC107925211 gene encoding monothiol glutaredoxin-S17, producing MGGGGAGGSVKDVLSKGELDGLRQSGATLILHFWASWCEASKQMDQVFSHLSTDFPNSHFLRVEAEEQPEISEEYSVSAVPFFVFFKDGKVVDKLEGADPSSLANKVAKVAGSTNPGEAAAPASLGMAAGPTVLESVQDLAKANGSSQTGNQVQTGLDDKIKKRLQQLIDSHPVMLFIKGNPEEPKCGFSRKVVDILKDEKVKFGTFDILSDNEVREGLKKFSKWPTFPQLYCKGELLGGCDIAIAMHESGELKEVFRDHGVDIIATEQGTGGILEPTGLTANLNSRLQSLINSSPVMLFMKGKPDEPKCGFSHKVVEILKQEKVDFESFDILSDDEVRQGLKVYSNWSSYPQLYIKGELIGGSDIALEMQKSGELKRILTEKGIVKEETLEDHLKSLISSSPVMLFMKGTPDNPRCGFSSKVVNALKEEGIDFGSFDILTNDEVRQGLKVFSNWPTFPQLYYKGELIGGCDIVLELRNNGELKETLSE from the exons ATGGGAGGAGGTGGTGCTGGTGGTTCAGTGAAAGATGTGCTGTCCAAGGGTGAACTCGATGGGTTACGGCAGAGTGGCGCAACGCTTATCCTTCACTTCTGGGCTTCGTGGTGTGAGGCTTCAAAACAGATGGACCAAGTGTTTTCTCACCTCTCCACCGATTTCCCCAACTCTCACTTCCTTAGG GTAGAAGCTGAAGAACAGCCTGAGATATCTGAGGAATACTCGGTTTCTGCTGTGCCTTTTTTTGTCTTCTTCAAG GATGGAAAGGTTGTCGATAAATTGGAGGGTGCAGATCCTTCCAGTCTGGCCAACAAAGTTGCCAAGGTTGCTGGTTCAACTAACCCCGGAGAAGCTGCTGCTCCTGCTAGTCTTGGGATGGCTGCTGGCCCCACCGTCCTCGAGAGTGTCCAAGATTTGGCAAAGGCAAACGGTTCATCCCAAACGGGAAATCAAGTGCAAACTGGTCTTGATGACAAAATTAAGAAACGATTGCAGCAATTGATTGACTCTCATCCTGTAATGCTATTCATTAAAGGAAACCCTGAAGAACCCAAGTGTGGTTTTAGCAGAAAAGTTGTTGATATTTTGAAGGATGAAAAGGTGAAATTCGGAACATTTGATATTCTATCAGACAATGAAGTTCGGGAAGGTTTAAAGAAGTTCTCGAAGTGGCCAACTTTTCCTCAACTCTATTGCAAAGGTGAACTTCTTGGTGGATGTGATATAGCAATTGCCATGCATGAAAGTGGTGAACTTAAAGAAGTTTTTAGAGATCACGGAGTTGATATTATCGCAACTGAACAAGGAACCGGTGGCATCTTGGAACCGACCGGATTGACCGCAAACCTAAATTCTCGGCTTCAAAGCTTGATTAATTCAAGCCCGGTTATGCTGTTTATGAAGGGAAAGCCTGATGAGCCCAAGTGTGGTTTTAGCCACAAGGTAGTTGAAATCCTTAAACAAGAGAAAGTTGATTTCGAGAGTTTCGACATACTCTCAGACGATGAAGTTCGTCAAGGACTGAAAGTTTATTCAAATTGGTCAAGTTACCCTCAATTGTATATTAAAGGTGAACTTATCGGTGGATCAGACATTGCATTAGAGATGCAGAAAAGTGGTGAACTCAAAAGGATTTTAACCGAGAAAGGCATTGTTAAGGAAGAGACACTAGAAGACCATCTAAAAAGTTTGATTTCATCTTCACCGGTGATGCTCTTTATGAAGGGTACCCCCGATAATCCAAGATGTGGCTTCAGCTCTAAAGTTGTCAACGCCCTAAAAGAGGAAGGCATTGATTTTGGGTCATTCGATATTTTAACCAACGATGAGGTTCGACAGGGATTGAAAGTCTTCTCAAACTGGCCGACCTTTCCTCAGCTTTATTACAAAGGTGAGCTTATCGGAGGTTGTGATATTGTACTGGAACTGCGAAACAATGGTGAACTGAAAGAGACACTGTCCGAGTAA
- the LOC107924881 gene encoding allantoinase: MDLLHWKLFPLLALLASFLFFFYIQDSSKSSQSGCSLFPHSHYWIASKRIVTPQGIISGAVEIKGGSIVSIVKNKDWSGKFKQVVDYGNAVVMPGLIDVHAHLDDPGRAEWEGFPSGTKAAAAGGITTLIDMPLNNFPSTVSTETLKLKIEAAEKSIYVDVGFWGGLVPENAFNATALEALLDAGVHGLKSFMCPSGIDDFPMTDASHIKSGLSVLAKYKRPLLVHSEIQSVVESHLETEDGGGDPRSYSTYLKTRPPSWEEAAIRELLTVTKDTRSGGPAEGAHLHVVHLSDASSSLDLIKEAKRRGDSITVETCPHYLAFSAEEIPDGDTRFKCAPPIRDAANKEKLWNALMEGDIDMLSSDHSPTVPELKLLNDGNFLKAWGGISSIQFVLPVTWSYGQKYGITLEQLVSWWSERPAKLAGQHSKGAIAIGNHADVVVWEPEVEFDLNEDHPMFVKNPSISAYIGKRLSGKVLATFVRGNLVYKEGNHAFAACGSTILAT, from the exons ATGGACTTGCTGCATTGGAAGCTTTTTCCTCTGTTAGCGCTGCTcgcttctttccttttctttttctacattCAAGATTCTTCCAAG TCATCTCAAAGCGGTTGTAGTCTTTTTCCTCACAGTCACTATTGGATTGCAAGCAAGCGCATTGTGACACCACAAGGGATTATTTCTGGTGCTG TTGAGATAAAGGGAGGGAGTATCGTATCAATAGTTAAGAACAAGGATTGGAGTGGCAAATTTAAACAAGTAGTTGATTATGGCAATGCAGTTGTCATGCCTGGCTTGATCGATGT GCATGCACATTTAGATGATCCAGGGAGGGCAGAATGGGAAGGATTTCCTTCAGGGACTAAAGCAGCTGCTGCAG GTGGCATTACAACATTGATTGACATGCCTCTAAATAACTTTCCTTCCACTGTTTCAACAGAAACCTTGAAACTCAAG ATTGAGGCTGCAGAAAAGAGTATTTATGTTGATGTTG GCTTCTGGGGAGGTCTAGTTCCTGAAAATGCATTCAATGCAACAGCTCTGGAAGCCCTCTTAGATGCTGGTGTCCATGGTTTGAAG TCTTTTATGTGCCCTTCAGGGATTGATGACTTTCCTATGACAGATGCCAGTCATATTAAG TCAGGACTGTCTGTATTGGCCAAATACAAGAGACCTTTACTCGTACATTCCGAGATTCAATCAGTTGTTGAAAGCCACTTAGAAACTGAAGATGGTGGTGGTGATCCTCGATCATATTCAACTTATCTTAAAACAAGGCCACCTTCTTG GGAGGAGGCAGCTATTAGAGAACTTTTGACTGTTACAAAGGACACCAGGAGCGGAGGTCCGGCAGAAGGTGCTCATCTTCATGTGGTTCATTTGTCTGATGCCAGTTCTTCCTTAGATCTTATAAAG GAAGCAAAAAGGAGAGGTGACAGCATAACTGTTGAGACTTGCCCTCATTATCTAGCTTTTTCAGCAGAAGAAATTCCTGATGGAGATACTCGTTTCAAGTGTGCCCCACCTATCCGTGATGCAGCCAATAAAGAAAAACTATGGAATGCTTTAATG GAAGGAGATATTGACATGCTGAGTTCTGATCATTCACCAACAGTACCGGAACTTAAACTCCTGAATGATGGTAACTTTTTGAAGGCTTGGGGCGGTATATCATCTATACAG TTTGTTCTTCCTGTGACATGGTCATACGGACAGAAATATGGAATAACTTTGGAACAGTTAGTTTCATGGTGGAGCGAGAGGCCTGCGAAGCTTGCTGGACAACATTCAAAG GGAGCCATAGCAATCGGAAACCACGCAGATGTCGTTGTTTGGGAACCTGAAGTGGAGTTTGACCTCAATGAAGATCATCCCATGTTTGTTAAAAATCCG AGTATATCTGCCTACATAGGCAAAAGACTGTCTGGAAAAGTGCTGGCCACTTTTGTAAGAGGGAACCTTGTTTACAAAGAAGGGAACCATGCTTTTGCTGCTTGTGGTTCTACAATCCTGGCAACATAG
- the LOC107925229 gene encoding stem-specific protein TSJT1, with the protein MLAVFEKAIGNPPEELRLPSVGLDSDGKKTREEILQTFRLLWPESTFYHLSNGNFMTLSHGAQGPLHPRSMVVMDDIFCIFIGTLVNISELRRHYGLSRQATEAMLVVDAYKVLRDRAPYPPDQVIKDLEGKFAFILFDAKSSTLFVARDREGSIQLKWGMAGDGSLVLSDDPNTIEKACGKSSASFPPGCIFMNGNGLISIDHPLHKVKAIARQDDDGKICGVMFQVDLFTRLQSIPRNGSAANWADTAIVEGD; encoded by the exons ATGTTGGCGGTTTTCGAGAAAGCAATAGGAAATCCACCGGAGGAGCTCAGGCTTCCTTCAGTTGGATTGGATTCAGACGGTAAGAAAACTCGAGAAGAAATCTTGCAGACTTTCAGGTTGTTGTGGCCAGAGTCGACCTTTTACCACCTTTCAAATGGGAATTTCATGACACTGTCACACGGAGCACAAGGTCCTTTGCATCCAAG GTCCATGGTTGTCATGGATGACATCTTCTGCATCTTTATTGGGACTCTTGTGAACATTAGCGAACTTAGGCGACATTACGGCTTGTCCAGACAAGCAACAGAAGCCATGCTTGTGGTTGATGCTTACAAGGTTCTTCGAGACCGAGCTCCATATCCACCCGATCAAGTCATTAAAGATCTTGAAGGAAAATTTGCTTTCATTCTTTTCGATGCTAAATCTAGTACTCTCTTTGTGGCCAGA GACCGTGAAGGAAGCATTCAACTTAAATGGGGAATGGCTGGAGATGGCTCCCTGGTATTATCAGATGATCCAAACACCATTGAAAAGGCTTGTGGAAAATCCTCTGCTTCGTTTCCTCCAG GCTGCATTTTCATGAATGGCAATGGCCTTATAAGCATTGATCATCCACTCCATAAGGTAAAAGCAATAGCTCGTCAAGATGACGATGGGAAAATCTGCGGAGTAATGTTTCAAGTCGACTTGTTTACGAGACTCCAAAGCATTCCTCGTAATGGCAGTGCCGCGAATTGGGCAGATACTGCCATCGTCGAGGGAGACTGA